A part of Ancylomarina subtilis genomic DNA contains:
- a CDS encoding alpha/beta hydrolase, with product MKHIALVLIFCSTLLACNKQKKRSPLSFKDYPAFQSAYIPVRDVKVMLPPAYDAKKSYPVIYMHDGQMLFDSTTTWNKQEWGVDETIDSLIKAQKIRPVIVVAINNTTNRSLEYMPNKPQEALKSMDRPEKFKGKILSDEYLKFLVEELKPFIDKNFKTQSDRDNTFILGSSMGGLISCYAISEYPDVFGGAACMSTHWPAIDGVFLKYVATNLPDPMTHKIYFDYGTQTLDSLYEPYQLIADSLMKERGYHQNENWITRKFEGDKHDENAWKSRLHIPLEFLLSKE from the coding sequence ATGAAACACATAGCCCTTGTTTTAATTTTTTGCAGCACGTTGTTGGCCTGTAACAAACAAAAGAAACGTTCACCTCTAAGTTTTAAAGATTACCCGGCATTTCAGTCTGCATACATTCCGGTTCGCGATGTTAAAGTGATGCTGCCCCCGGCTTATGATGCTAAAAAATCGTATCCTGTTATCTATATGCACGATGGGCAGATGCTTTTCGATAGCACAACGACTTGGAACAAACAGGAGTGGGGTGTTGATGAGACGATTGATAGCCTGATTAAGGCTCAGAAAATACGACCGGTCATTGTTGTGGCGATCAATAACACCACCAACCGTTCTTTGGAGTATATGCCCAACAAGCCACAGGAGGCCTTGAAATCGATGGATAGACCGGAAAAGTTCAAAGGCAAAATTCTGTCTGATGAATATCTGAAATTTTTGGTTGAGGAACTCAAGCCTTTTATCGATAAGAATTTCAAGACTCAGTCGGATCGGGATAATACCTTTATACTCGGTTCGAGTATGGGAGGTCTGATTTCCTGCTATGCCATTTCAGAATATCCTGATGTGTTTGGTGGAGCGGCTTGCATGTCGACGCACTGGCCGGCCATTGATGGTGTTTTTCTGAAATATGTGGCGACGAATTTACCTGATCCGATGACGCACAAAATCTATTTTGATTATGGTACACAAACACTCGATTCGCTTTACGAACCCTATCAGTTGATCGCGGACAGTCTGATGAAAGAACGGGGCTATCATCAAAATGAGAATTGGATAACTCGTAAGTTTGAAGGGGATAAACACGATGAAAATGCCTGGAAGAGCAGGTTGCACATTCCCCTTGAATTCTTACTGAGTAAAGAATAA
- a CDS encoding TIM-barrel domain-containing protein produces the protein MRKNFFLKIQVLCLLVFLSGIAIAQNKQRTYKSYELKNEHLVVNTNDGQYLIKFYNKNIVETSFIPAGERFNAESHAVVLKPEEVKAKLTDSKSELTYASSGMKVLLNKSPFQISYSYKGNQLISEKRGYFASNEYENIEFNLDSTESLMGGGARVLGMNRRGYKLQLYNRAHYGYGTHSELMNYTMPLVISSKCYAVHFDNAPIGFLDLDSEKNNTLAYETLSGRKTYQVIAGGTWPEFMQEFTDLTGKQALIPRWALGNFSSRFGYHSEKETRETVEAFKKDSIPLDAIILDLFWFGKEMKGNMGNLEFLRDSFPDPKQMMADFNKQGVKTILITEPFILTTSKRWDEAVENKVLGTDSLGNPFKYDFYFGNTGLVDVFKPEAIDWFWNIYKEQINNGVGGWWGDLGEPEVHPSALQHVNGSADEVHNIYGHQWAKLVFEGYKKDFPNQRPFILMRAGAVGSQRYGMIPWSGDVSRSWDGLKPQTEISLQMGLQGMAYMHSDLGGFAGDNLDDELYVRWLQYGVFQPIFRPHAQEAVPSEPVFREAKTKALAKKAIELRYRMLPYNYSLAHENSVSGMPLMRPLFFEENNRKLFDVSETYMWGDAFLVSPITDAKAIEREVYFPANNSWFDFYTDQMIEGGSSKKVDVVEDHIPVYVRAGSFVPMAKLVQSTVDYSSKHIDLHYYHAGTVAEGHGYLFDDDGQTPDAFEKGNYEKINFTSRADKKNLTIRFDSEKGTNFSAVDREFELIIHNIIREPRKVKLAGKKADFSWNAQKNLLSVRVKIKSGDANTVNVKF, from the coding sequence ATGAGAAAGAATTTCTTTTTAAAGATTCAGGTTCTGTGTTTACTCGTGTTCCTTTCCGGAATTGCGATTGCACAAAACAAGCAACGTACTTATAAGAGTTACGAATTAAAAAATGAGCATTTGGTTGTAAACACGAACGATGGTCAGTATTTGATTAAGTTTTATAATAAGAATATTGTTGAAACAAGTTTTATCCCGGCAGGGGAACGTTTCAATGCCGAGTCGCACGCTGTTGTTTTAAAACCCGAAGAAGTTAAGGCTAAATTGACAGACAGCAAGTCTGAACTGACATATGCCAGTTCAGGCATGAAGGTCTTATTAAACAAATCGCCTTTTCAGATCAGCTACAGCTACAAGGGAAACCAATTGATATCTGAAAAGAGAGGCTATTTTGCTTCAAATGAATATGAGAATATCGAATTCAATTTGGACAGTACAGAGTCACTAATGGGAGGTGGAGCCCGTGTTTTGGGTATGAACCGCCGGGGTTACAAATTGCAGTTATACAACAGAGCTCACTATGGTTACGGAACGCATTCCGAATTGATGAATTACACCATGCCTTTGGTGATTTCATCGAAGTGTTATGCGGTTCATTTCGACAATGCACCGATTGGATTTCTGGATTTGGATAGTGAAAAGAATAATACGTTAGCGTACGAAACGCTTTCCGGAAGAAAAACTTATCAGGTGATTGCGGGTGGTACCTGGCCTGAATTTATGCAGGAATTTACTGATCTGACCGGAAAACAAGCCTTGATTCCCCGATGGGCTTTGGGGAATTTTTCATCTCGTTTTGGTTACCATTCCGAAAAGGAAACACGTGAAACTGTGGAGGCTTTTAAAAAGGACAGTATTCCTTTGGATGCCATTATTCTGGACTTATTCTGGTTTGGAAAAGAGATGAAAGGGAATATGGGAAATCTGGAATTTTTAAGAGATTCGTTTCCTGATCCGAAACAGATGATGGCCGATTTTAATAAGCAGGGCGTTAAAACGATTTTGATTACAGAGCCCTTTATTTTGACTACATCCAAGCGTTGGGACGAGGCGGTTGAAAATAAAGTGTTGGGTACGGATTCTTTGGGAAATCCATTCAAATACGATTTTTATTTTGGAAATACGGGATTGGTTGATGTTTTTAAGCCCGAAGCGATAGATTGGTTTTGGAATATTTACAAGGAACAAATCAACAATGGCGTTGGTGGCTGGTGGGGCGATTTAGGCGAACCTGAGGTTCATCCTTCAGCCTTGCAACATGTCAATGGTTCGGCTGATGAGGTGCATAATATTTATGGACACCAATGGGCTAAGTTGGTTTTCGAGGGCTACAAAAAAGATTTCCCAAATCAGCGCCCTTTCATTTTGATGCGAGCTGGTGCTGTTGGGTCACAACGGTATGGCATGATTCCATGGTCGGGTGATGTGAGTCGCTCATGGGACGGACTAAAACCTCAAACAGAGATTTCCTTGCAGATGGGCTTGCAGGGCATGGCTTATATGCATTCTGATTTGGGTGGTTTTGCTGGAGACAATTTGGATGATGAGTTGTATGTGCGTTGGTTACAATATGGTGTATTTCAGCCTATCTTCCGTCCGCATGCACAGGAGGCGGTTCCTTCGGAGCCTGTGTTCCGCGAAGCAAAAACAAAAGCCCTGGCTAAAAAAGCCATTGAATTGAGATACCGCATGTTGCCCTATAACTATTCACTGGCTCATGAAAATTCGGTATCGGGTATGCCACTGATGCGTCCCTTGTTTTTCGAAGAAAATAATCGCAAACTATTTGACGTTTCGGAGACTTATATGTGGGGCGATGCTTTTTTGGTTTCGCCAATAACGGACGCCAAGGCGATAGAAAGAGAAGTTTATTTCCCGGCTAACAACAGCTGGTTCGATTTTTATACCGATCAGATGATTGAAGGCGGCTCAAGTAAGAAAGTTGACGTTGTGGAAGATCATATTCCGGTTTATGTGCGAGCAGGCTCGTTTGTACCGATGGCCAAACTGGTGCAGTCAACGGTTGACTATTCAAGCAAGCATATCGATTTGCATTATTATCATGCCGGTACTGTTGCCGAAGGTCATGGTTATTTGTTTGATGATGATGGGCAAACACCTGATGCTTTTGAGAAAGGCAATTACGAGAAAATCAATTTCACATCTCGAGCTGACAAGAAGAACCTGACGATTCGTTTCGATTCGGAAAAAGGGACGAACTTTTCTGCTGTCGATCGTGAATTTGAACTGATTATTCACAATATAATCAGAGAACCTAGAAAGGTAAAGCTTGCAGGTAAAAAAGCTGATTTTAGCTGGAATGCCCAAAAGAACCTTTTATCTGTGAGAGTGAAAATCAAGTCGGGTGATGCCAACACTGTGAATGTAAAATTTTAG
- a CDS encoding fused DSP-PTPase phosphatase/NAD kinase-like protein, with the protein MKTPIIALMLCLFVAFSSQAKHKTVKTDSVEIIKEFHNAFKYQNYYISAQPSLEALRWYQSQGVDEIINLRTEKENQDFAAYAYNEENMAKELGIVYHNLPIGGSKDYTPENLEAFAKLLEGKEKLLIHCRSAGRATTVFMAYLVKYKGYSTNEAARVGRKLKFALPLEKMLDKEISLEIND; encoded by the coding sequence ATGAAAACACCCATCATCGCTCTCATGCTATGCCTTTTTGTGGCTTTTAGTTCACAGGCTAAACACAAAACTGTAAAAACGGATTCGGTTGAAATCATCAAAGAATTTCATAACGCCTTTAAATATCAGAACTACTACATCAGTGCACAGCCCAGTCTGGAAGCCCTGCGTTGGTATCAATCGCAAGGAGTAGACGAAATAATCAACCTACGCACCGAAAAAGAAAATCAGGACTTTGCCGCTTATGCCTACAACGAAGAAAATATGGCAAAGGAATTGGGAATAGTTTACCATAACTTACCCATAGGGGGCTCTAAAGATTATACGCCGGAAAATCTTGAGGCATTTGCTAAATTACTCGAGGGAAAAGAAAAGCTCTTGATTCACTGTCGAAGTGCCGGCCGGGCAACCACAGTTTTCATGGCTTACCTGGTTAAATACAAAGGCTATTCGACAAACGAGGCTGCCAGGGTCGGTCGTAAACTTAAATTTGCCTTACCCTTAGAGAAAATGCTGGACAAGGAAATCAGCCTGGAAATAAACGACTAG
- a CDS encoding alpha-amylase family glycosyl hydrolase, with protein sequence MKLQSKLISLLVFLLVLGGCTTSDKQETKSDAPFVWEGANVYFLLTDRFNNGDQSNDVNFDRTQKTAKLRGFEGGDIKGVTQKIKEGYFNNLGINAIWMTPITEQIHGAVDEGTGATYGFHGYWAKDWTALDPNFGTKADLAELVETAHAHGIRILLDGVINHTGPATEKDPAWEESWVRTCPTCDYTSYKTTIECTLTNNLPDVKTESTQEVDIPAELAKKWKAEGRYDEEMAELDAFFKRTGYPRTPRFYLIKWLCDYILEFGIDGYRADTVKHTEESVWADLKKECEYAFRTWKQDHPEKVLDDNDFYLVGEVYNFNISAAKAFDFGDKKVNYYDYGFNSMINFEFKYNATTNYEDLFSRYSTILNEELKTVGVLNYLTSHDDGSPFDSSRSKTYETATKLLLCPGTSQVYYGDESARSLEIEGTQGDATLRSFMNWEDIAKDAKTQALLQHWQKLGQFRSNHPAVGAGVHQMISAKPYVFSRSFAQENYQDYVVVALDLEKGKKEIPVSGFEEGTQLRDAYSGKIVKVLDSKVSLDSDFSVALFEKIN encoded by the coding sequence ATGAAACTTCAATCAAAACTAATTAGTCTGCTTGTGTTTCTCTTGGTTTTGGGCGGATGTACGACGTCCGACAAACAAGAGACGAAGAGTGATGCACCTTTCGTTTGGGAAGGAGCTAATGTCTATTTTCTATTGACTGACCGATTTAATAATGGCGATCAATCCAATGATGTTAATTTTGATCGAACTCAGAAAACGGCAAAGTTACGTGGCTTTGAAGGCGGTGATATCAAAGGGGTAACTCAGAAAATTAAAGAAGGTTACTTTAATAATCTGGGAATAAATGCCATTTGGATGACACCTATTACCGAACAAATTCATGGCGCTGTTGATGAAGGAACAGGGGCAACCTACGGTTTCCATGGCTATTGGGCTAAGGACTGGACGGCACTTGACCCTAACTTTGGAACAAAGGCCGATTTGGCTGAACTGGTTGAAACAGCTCATGCGCATGGTATCCGAATTTTATTGGATGGTGTGATTAATCATACCGGACCGGCTACCGAAAAGGATCCGGCTTGGGAAGAATCATGGGTGAGAACCTGTCCAACTTGTGACTATACCAGCTATAAAACAACCATCGAGTGTACCTTGACCAATAATTTGCCTGATGTGAAGACGGAGAGTACACAAGAGGTTGATATCCCAGCCGAACTGGCAAAGAAATGGAAAGCTGAGGGCCGTTACGATGAAGAGATGGCTGAATTGGATGCCTTCTTCAAAAGAACGGGCTATCCCAGAACACCAAGATTTTACCTGATCAAGTGGTTATGCGATTATATTTTAGAGTTTGGAATTGATGGCTACAGAGCTGATACCGTGAAGCACACCGAGGAGTCTGTTTGGGCTGATTTGAAAAAGGAGTGTGAGTATGCATTCAGAACCTGGAAGCAGGACCATCCTGAAAAAGTTTTGGATGACAATGACTTTTATTTGGTTGGTGAGGTTTACAATTTCAATATCAGTGCAGCCAAGGCTTTTGATTTTGGGGATAAAAAAGTAAACTACTACGATTATGGCTTTAACAGCATGATCAACTTTGAATTTAAATACAATGCCACGACTAATTACGAGGATTTATTCTCTCGTTATTCGACCATTCTGAATGAAGAATTGAAAACGGTGGGTGTTTTAAATTATTTGACATCGCACGACGATGGCAGTCCATTTGATTCATCGCGAAGTAAGACCTACGAAACGGCAACCAAGCTTTTGCTTTGCCCGGGAACTTCTCAGGTATATTATGGCGACGAGTCGGCTCGTTCATTGGAGATCGAGGGCACTCAAGGTGATGCCACTCTACGTTCGTTTATGAACTGGGAAGATATTGCCAAGGATGCCAAAACACAAGCCTTGCTTCAGCACTGGCAGAAGCTGGGCCAATTCCGTAGCAATCATCCTGCTGTTGGAGCGGGTGTGCATCAAATGATTTCTGCAAAGCCCTATGTGTTCAGCAGAAGTTTTGCTCAGGAAAATTATCAGGACTATGTTGTCGTTGCCCTTGACCTTGAGAAAGGCAAGAAGGAAATTCCGGTTTCCGGTTTCGAAGAGGGGACGCAATTGAGAGATGCTTATTCAGGGAAAATTGTAAAAGTGCTTGACTCTAAAGTTAGTTTAGATAGCGACTTTTCAGTGGCCCTTTTTGAAAAAATCAACTAA
- a CDS encoding DUF1842 domain-containing protein encodes MKNVGLFNAHYRISNHLAGGVEMQLNVTVNTVDKRITGMARISQAINPPLNIISEVHGDYSYMCTMQSCSILVVADGVSPFQPLIRDVPQVYKNLSLRIVMDENWQKGVANYKYCVNNEWHEVNNAQVEIVTNADIHNVERLAATVKNNEKEPVA; translated from the coding sequence ATGAAAAATGTAGGTTTATTTAATGCTCATTACAGAATTAGCAATCATTTAGCCGGTGGCGTTGAAATGCAATTGAACGTGACAGTCAACACTGTAGATAAAAGGATTACAGGTATGGCGCGTATTTCACAAGCGATCAATCCACCTTTGAATATCATATCAGAAGTTCATGGTGATTATAGTTACATGTGTACCATGCAGTCGTGCAGTATTCTTGTTGTTGCTGATGGCGTTTCTCCTTTCCAACCTTTGATTCGCGATGTGCCTCAGGTTTATAAGAACTTAAGCTTACGTATTGTAATGGATGAGAATTGGCAAAAAGGTGTTGCGAATTATAAATATTGTGTCAACAATGAATGGCACGAAGTGAACAATGCTCAAGTTGAGATTGTAACCAATGCCGATATCCATAATGTAGAGCGATTGGCTGCAACCGTTAAGAATAACGAAAAAGAGCCTGTGGCTTAA
- a CDS encoding cupin domain-containing protein: MKQSENKDYTAVNIGPLDEIKFHSLIHPISGKEIKGKVFLKELTKASGTEISFNALPPKTDLGYFHIHNQDEETYIVLKGSGYYQVNEDCFPIEEGSIIRVAPEGVRSLCNTSDEELVYICVQSKMNSLEEHTTDDGSRVAYDSKMKELF, from the coding sequence ATGAAACAATCAGAAAATAAAGATTATACAGCTGTAAATATTGGACCACTGGATGAGATCAAATTCCATTCATTAATTCATCCCATATCAGGAAAAGAAATTAAAGGCAAGGTGTTTTTAAAAGAGCTGACCAAAGCAAGCGGTACCGAAATATCCTTTAACGCTTTACCCCCTAAAACCGATTTGGGTTATTTTCATATTCACAATCAGGATGAAGAAACCTATATTGTGCTTAAGGGATCGGGTTATTATCAGGTGAATGAGGATTGCTTTCCCATTGAGGAAGGAAGCATCATACGCGTTGCACCCGAAGGGGTGAGAAGTTTATGCAACACTTCAGATGAGGAGTTGGTTTATATTTGTGTCCAATCGAAAATGAATTCATTGGAAGAACATACCACCGACGATGGTTCGCGTGTGGCATACGATTCGAAAATGAAAGAATTATTTTAA
- a CDS encoding alpha-amylase family glycosyl hydrolase, protein MNRILNSTLSLLLIASLLTSCQNTPKAKKEADAKHEKSCCSHSMHLDWTRNANIYEVNIRQYTPEGTINAFAEHMPRLKEMGVDILWIMPVYPVSQAKRKGSLGSYYAVADYRAVNPEFGTMDDLKNLVKKAHDMGMKVILDWVANHTGWDNVVMKDHKDWYTQNEKGEIIMPEGTDWSDTADLNYENKEMREYMKGSLKFWINEADVDGFRCDVAGMVPTDFWNEARAELDSIKPVFMLAEGWKPELLEKAFDMGYAWDLHHLMNDIAKGEKNANELDAYFAKIDTLYQKDNYLMNFITNHDENSWNGTIKERMGDAGKAFAVLSFTVPGMPLIYSGQEAGMDKRLKFFEKDEIDWTRKDLIPFYTQLIDLKKTNKALFNGVKGGDLVRIPTDKNEAVYAFVREKDGDRIVVVLNLSKDAVDVKLNTEAYAGAYSDFFTKEKQELAKETAMSLKAWEYKVFVK, encoded by the coding sequence ATGAACAGAATTCTTAATTCAACATTAAGCCTGCTTTTGATAGCAAGTTTATTGACGTCTTGCCAAAATACACCAAAGGCAAAAAAAGAGGCGGATGCCAAGCATGAAAAATCATGTTGCAGTCATTCCATGCATTTGGATTGGACTCGTAACGCGAATATCTATGAGGTGAACATTCGCCAGTACACTCCTGAAGGAACCATCAACGCTTTTGCCGAGCACATGCCTCGTTTGAAAGAGATGGGAGTTGATATTCTTTGGATTATGCCAGTGTATCCTGTTTCACAAGCCAAGCGTAAGGGGAGTTTAGGTTCTTATTACGCGGTGGCTGATTACCGTGCTGTGAATCCAGAGTTTGGAACCATGGACGATTTGAAAAATTTGGTTAAGAAAGCTCACGATATGGGCATGAAGGTGATTCTTGACTGGGTGGCTAATCACACCGGATGGGACAATGTGGTTATGAAAGATCATAAGGATTGGTATACACAGAATGAAAAGGGCGAAATTATTATGCCGGAGGGAACGGATTGGTCGGATACGGCTGATTTGAACTACGAGAATAAGGAGATGCGTGAATACATGAAGGGTTCTTTGAAATTCTGGATCAACGAAGCGGATGTTGATGGTTTCAGATGTGATGTAGCCGGTATGGTGCCAACTGATTTTTGGAACGAGGCGAGAGCTGAATTGGATTCTATTAAACCCGTGTTTATGTTGGCTGAGGGCTGGAAACCTGAACTTTTGGAAAAAGCTTTCGATATGGGATATGCCTGGGATCTTCACCACTTGATGAATGATATTGCTAAAGGCGAGAAGAATGCCAATGAACTTGATGCTTATTTTGCTAAAATAGACACCCTTTACCAGAAGGATAATTACTTGATGAATTTCATTACCAATCACGACGAGAACTCATGGAACGGAACCATTAAGGAACGAATGGGAGATGCGGGGAAGGCCTTTGCTGTTTTGTCGTTTACAGTACCGGGTATGCCTCTAATTTATAGTGGTCAGGAAGCCGGAATGGACAAGCGTTTGAAATTCTTCGAGAAAGATGAGATTGACTGGACTCGTAAGGATTTAATCCCTTTTTACACCCAATTGATTGATCTGAAAAAGACCAATAAAGCCTTATTCAATGGCGTTAAAGGTGGTGATTTGGTTAGAATTCCTACTGACAAAAACGAAGCCGTTTATGCCTTTGTTCGCGAAAAAGACGGCGATCGCATTGTGGTGGTTCTTAACTTAAGCAAGGATGCTGTGGACGTTAAATTAAATACTGAGGCCTATGCAGGTGCTTATAGCGACTTTTTCACCAAAGAGAAGCAAGAACTTGCTAAAGAAACAGCCATGTCTTTAAAGGCCTGGGAATATAAAGTATTTGTAAAATAA
- the hxpB gene encoding hexitol phosphatase HxpB, with product MTCRKAVIFDMDGVIVDSEKLWKQAEYEVFTSLGVKVTDEHSKITQSMTTSEVTEFWYEKFPWDNKDFHTVEQMVVSRVIDLIESQDCHINGIKSFIERLKDRNYKIGLATNSPNRIIPAVLKKAGILHLFDTLSSAEFEDKGKPDPAIYCNTAKKLNIKPENCLVIEDSYSGMLAAKNAGMTTVAFTNGNKEIDFDIADYRIDNFENNEIEFLHEIGLKP from the coding sequence ATGACGTGCCGGAAAGCGGTAATATTTGATATGGACGGGGTCATCGTTGACTCAGAGAAACTCTGGAAACAGGCGGAATATGAAGTTTTTACATCTTTAGGGGTGAAAGTGACTGACGAACATTCTAAAATAACCCAATCGATGACAACTTCTGAAGTCACAGAATTTTGGTACGAAAAGTTTCCCTGGGACAACAAAGATTTCCATACTGTAGAACAAATGGTTGTATCACGGGTTATCGACCTGATTGAAAGCCAGGATTGTCACATAAACGGGATCAAGTCTTTTATTGAGAGATTAAAGGATAGAAATTATAAAATTGGCCTGGCGACTAATTCACCCAACAGAATTATTCCTGCCGTATTAAAAAAAGCGGGTATCTTACATTTATTTGACACCTTATCTTCAGCCGAGTTCGAAGATAAGGGCAAACCCGATCCTGCCATTTATTGCAATACAGCAAAAAAACTAAATATTAAACCTGAGAATTGTTTGGTTATCGAAGATTCATATTCGGGGATGTTGGCTGCAAAGAATGCGGGAATGACTACTGTTGCTTTTACTAATGGGAATAAAGAAATTGATTTTGATATAGCAGATTATAGAATTGACAATTTTGAAAATAATGAGATTGAATTTCTGCATGAGATAGGATTGAAACCATAA
- a CDS encoding DUF6261 family protein, which yields MKTISAKSNIKETAEIGQGIIDINRTNAITEDAFFTATFNQLSAKTDELFGKIKAGWIESELEDKDRARDLDVRAIFYEVEAKCVRRESEDQKKAEKLQLILNRYGLKITSASYTNESAQLRALIKDLKAPNLKEARQAVPDLDALIGNLESSQAAFDESAARHLANLSDREKSSSATVVARELRDIINGELCVYMEAMAKVNPDKYTGFADLMNILIEENNKKVRDRLAAIKKKKEETIND from the coding sequence ATGAAAACAATAAGTGCGAAATCGAATATCAAAGAGACCGCCGAAATTGGACAGGGAATTATTGATATTAACAGGACAAATGCCATTACTGAGGATGCTTTTTTTACCGCAACCTTTAATCAGCTATCGGCAAAAACCGATGAGTTGTTTGGGAAGATTAAGGCAGGTTGGATTGAAAGTGAACTCGAAGACAAAGACAGGGCTCGCGATTTGGATGTGCGTGCTATTTTTTATGAGGTTGAAGCCAAATGCGTTCGCCGCGAGAGCGAGGATCAGAAAAAGGCTGAGAAACTTCAGCTTATTCTGAATCGTTATGGCTTGAAAATCACCTCGGCCAGTTATACCAACGAAAGTGCTCAGCTACGGGCTTTAATTAAGGATTTAAAGGCGCCTAATTTGAAGGAGGCCAGACAGGCCGTTCCCGATTTGGATGCTTTGATTGGCAATTTGGAAAGCTCGCAGGCTGCCTTTGACGAATCAGCTGCTCGTCATTTGGCAAATTTATCGGACCGGGAGAAAAGCAGTTCGGCCACAGTGGTTGCCCGGGAGTTGAGAGATATAATAAACGGAGAACTGTGTGTGTATATGGAGGCTATGGCCAAAGTGAATCCGGATAAGTACACGGGTTTTGCCGATTTGATGAATATTTTGATTGAAGAAAACAACAAGAAAGTGCGCGACCGCCTGGCCGCCATTAAGAAAAAGAAAGAAGAAACAATCAACGATTAA